TGTTGTGTTTGACTTTATCTATTGCAAACCCGTAAGTGTATTACTAATGTCATTTGAGTAGAGTTCTGATTTGTGTTCAAGAAGCATATTCTATCTTAAGCAGAAGGCATGAAGTTACCCCTTCTATGCAcattcacctatttaaagttctgGTGTTCTTGGaatgatatatatatgtatgcttGACATGGTATATATGTGTTATTTTACATGTGTATGCTTAGCAAGGAATATATGGGTTATTTGACATTGTTACTGAATGATGCTTGACATGTGTTAAGCTGCTATGAGCGTGTTCAATTTTAATACTCTCCGACTCTGCTTTTTATTGTGCATTCACAGATTGATTGGTGTATGTTTGtaaagaaagttttttttttccttcctttttcatAGCTTATCTCTGTTCATTTAATATAGATCGTGATGTTATGAAGTTGTTCTTACAATCAATTTATCATTGCAGATCTACGACATCTTCCAGCTGCTTCCTTCTAAAATCCAGGTCGGGGTCTTCTCTGCCACAATGCCTCCTGAAGCCCTTGAGATAACCCGCAAGTTCATGAACAGACCTGTGAGGATCCTTGTGAAGCGAGATGAGCTCACCCTTGAGGGTATTAAGCAGTTCTATGTCAATGTCGAGAGAGAAGAGTGGAAGCTTGAGACACTCTGTGATCTTTATGAGACTCTGGCCATCACTCAGAGTGTCATCTTTGTGAACACCCGGCGCAAGGTTGATTGGCTTGCTGACAAGATGAGGAGCAGGGATCACACGGTCTCTGCCACACATGGAGACATGGATCAGAACACTAGGGACATTATAATGCGTGAATTCCGTTCTGGTTCCTCCCGTGTTCTCATCACCACTGATCTACTTGCTCGTGGTATTGATGTCCAGCAAGTCTCGCTGGTCATAAATTACGATCTGCCAACCCAACCAGAGAACTATCTTCACCGAATTGGACGAAGCGGACGTTTCGGAAGGAAGGGTGTTGCGATCAACTTTGTCACTCGTGATGATGAAAGGATGTTGTTCGATATTCAGAGGTTCTACAATGTTGTCATTGAGGAGCTGCCATCAAATGTTGCTGACCTCCTATGATGAGTTTGTGTTAATATAGTATTTAAATTTTATGTTTGTAGGGTTTTCTTTTTCGAATGCTATTCTTGTCAAACTTAATCCTACTGTCCGGTGGTTATGTGTTCGGACCATTTGCTCTGACGGTGATCTGAAGCAAACTTATTTTTAACCCATCTTTGCAAGTTTTTCTAGTTGTTTGATTTTGTTGTCGATTTCGTGGTTACACTGAAGTTGAGGATTGTAATTtttcgtctttttttttttgaagtttggtttcattatttctttatttgctGCACACaattatttaaagattctttgatgctctctctccctccctagCTTGCTCTCTCGTCCTGTTGCATTTGAGTATACACGTGTGGTGGGTTCATCTTTTGAGAGGAGTTGTTGTTAGAACTGGCTCCAATGCTGATTAGATCATTTGGCGCATCTTTTAAATTGTATATTATGATGCGGTCACATGAGCATGACATCAATTGCCTCACTTTCTCATTTTGATGGATGCGTGATCCATGGCGCCTGTGTTACCATCAAACTGTCCGATGGGTGTTTTGGAGCCAGTTCTTTTCCCGGGTGGTGACAAGTTTGGAAGACGCTGTAAGCAGCTGCAGAGCTGCTGAAGGAGTTTGTTTCTCTTTGCTCACAAAAGCATGGCTGGTAAATGCGTTGGTAAAGTGCATGGTATCCATTTTAGCAGAAAAAAAGTACAATGCACCCGTGTTATCTTGTGTATAGCCAGAGATTATAACCAAAATACTTTTATTTcaaacaagagatgaaggattaAGCAGGTAATTTATATTTACTTGTATTATGGATATTGtgtttttttgatgtaaagTGTTATGGATATTGGTAAACAGGCGACGTATGGCTGTGGGGGCTGGCTCTTCCATCAGCTCTGTACTGCTCTGATACTCCTCTCCTGAGGAAGATTATAAAACATAATCAAGGGGCAATAGTTTAACAGCTGATATGGCAACATTACACCAATAAAGCTGCTGATTTGTCATTGTCATGGGAGTAAAGTGGGTCCTATGAAATTTAGAGGAGTGCTATGATGACACAGAAACGTCACAAGAACATGATAAACAGCCATCAAAATTTTGATTGCTATTGAAAGATCTAATAACTATTTTCTGTGAAGTTTGTGTTATACCAGCACTTCTCAAATCAAATGCAGCTTCATGGTATGAGCAGTGATAGTATCATGATAGAGCCGTTAGTGAGAGGAAGGCAACTTATACACTACATCGCGTACACCAACACGAGCACACGATGGATGGAGCCGTAGGAAGAGACGGATGGTTGGCGGCTTGGCATGGTGCATGCCGTGCAGGGTATAATTTTTCTAGCACAGGGCATCCAACTTATAGCTGCTCGTTTCTATAGATTTTATATTCATCGCGATGCATTACTACTGAAAAAATGAGCTGCTGTGATTAGTAGCCTGTACGGCCAGATGGTGCAtgcatattatttttctttttcagaaagtagagggaaaaaaaaaaaggagagaaataaAACGTGGCGTCCAACCGGACCAGGCCGGGCCGTTAGAGATTCCAGTTCGAAGAACTGGGCCGGCCCAATCCCACAGCGAGTCGGAGCGGGAAACCCTAGCCGCGTCGCACTCGTCTACCTCTGGTTACCTTTAAAAGGTCCCTCTCGAGGCCGCTTACAACTCCTCCCACCGCCGTTGAATCCGAGCTCGATCTCGGGTTCGGCAGTTGATCGGCTCTGTCGATTCGATTTATCTCTCTCCTCGGTAATCACCATCAGCAGTGGAGCCTTCTCTATATCGCAAGCAGGTGCAGTATAGATCGTCTTATGAATCTTTAGATGTCTGTATCCTTTTTCTGTGTTCGTTTTACGCGGATGAAACAGTGCTGCTGTTTTATCTTTCACCGGAAATTTCTGGATCTGATCGATTTTGTTGGATTTGGAGGTCttattgtgttttctttttcttctttgctcTTTGTCGTTTTAGATAGTTATAGTTGCGTTTGGAAATTTAGGGTTATTTACTGTTTttgttctgttttctttttcgaTCTATTTGGAATTGGGAGGATCTGGTCAGTTCTGTTCGTTGATAGGGCTAGGgtttcatcaatttagataaaAAAAGGGCTCTTTCTTGGAGCGTCGCTTTGACCGTTCTTTACTCGGCCTTTTCCCTTTGAAGTCGGATCTAGATGGGCATGCTGGATTCATGGTTGCTAGGTTAgatttttttgtaattaatgtGTTCCAAGAAGgcttcttttttaaaattttttttttacggaAATAGTATTAATGCGTCCCTTCGTTATTGGGATAGAACATTATGGTTTCATATTTCAGTAAAAATCGTTCCGCCGTGTCAGAGATTTGCTACTCCTGCTTGTTTTTGGGTAGCTTAAGATAAAGAAATTCTATGAATTGAGGCCAGATCGTTTAACGTTGCTTTTCCTCCGggcattctttttatttttccgtTTTTACTGAATTCATCTGATATGCTCCGCAATTCTGTTGTTTACTTCTTGTTTCTTGTTTCCTGTGCTGAGCTTAGAGTACAAACTGTTTTTAtggtttttttcttgattctcaCCTATTAGGATTCCCATACTATATCTTTTACTATTAGTCTACATGCCTTTTCTGAATGTAAGTGCTTTAGGTGTATGAATGCGGGAGAAAAAAAAGCTTGCATGGTACTTCTAGTCATTTGATGGTGTATGGTTTTGGAATTTTAATTCTATGTCCAAATCTGCCtgctttttttttgatttctcAGGAATTTCACTGTAATTCTTTAGGTTTTGTTCTTGAGATTTTTTTACACATGTGAATAATTCATTTagatagtttttatttttactcTTGCATCTACTcgggagaaaaaagaagaaaaagagtacTTCACACGCTTCCCTAAGTTGCAACTTGTTGGCATATTACATTCTTCATGAGATTTGCTATACGAAAGATCTATAAATCATTGGTTATCCAAGGATGCTAGGATATGTTATATCATTCATATAGATGAGATAACTACAGAAGCTAGTTGCTTCTCTTTGTGTTTGGACCTTTACCTTTTTAAGCAAATATCTTGTATTAATGGATAAAAATATATTCCACAATGCCGAGTCCTTAACCCTGATTTCTTgctttgactctttgaattcaaATGTTTGTACCTTTGCAATATACATATGCCTGAGTTTGTTTTCAAATTGTTAATGGCAGTAAGGCACATCCATGGATTTGGTAATCATATTTTGTCATGTGTTGGACATTGTACTTGACAAATCAGGATTTTTCTACTCATCCATGCAAGATatctgttatcaataaaatagaaatatattGTTTAAAAAGCAATCTCttacataaaaaaaattgaatttgattTCTTTGTCACTTTGATCGACATGGCTATTACTTTGTGTATCTTGGCATGCACTGAAAGCTCAATGTATGTATAACTTTGATTGAATGCCATATTTTCGGAACTTGGACTATCCATATAGGAAATAAATCATCAATGTTGCTACTTAGAGTCCAAATTTTTAgtaaatgatgccatcaaatgatgtttttttttaaactctTTCCATTCTTATTAACAATATGAAGAATTAAATTCTCTAAAAACACATAATCAACTAGTAGTGGGTTTAGGTATTTGATAATTTTTAGTCATCTCTTTCAAACACATCCTTTTATCTTGCAGTTTTCTTCCCTAATGTGCATAGCTATGTTCTTAAAGGATTGATGTACTGGGTGCTGGATTGTACCGGTGTAGCGCTTTTATGGTACATACCATGTTGTGCTAGTGCTTGGCATGCATTGGCACCATTTTGTGGTAAACACTTGCATGCAACCTATAGTGTGCCAACGCCTTTTGCCAGTAAGGCATTGGCATGGTACATAATGGCTCTGCTGGCTTGCACTTTGTTCATTATGTTATCTGTTAATTGTTCATGGATCACTCACATGTCATACCATAGAGGCATTAACAGTCCTAAGAGAAGCATTAATACTTGGAAGTGAATTGCAAATCTGAACAAAattaacatgaattaaatcCTTTTTAAGAAGATGGCAATATCGCCTGGAAAATAATTTGTGATCAAATTATAATTATGATATTGTTCAGgaacttaaaaataattattcttaAATGCAGCAATATATCAAGCCAaagatgattattaatttatggAAGTGTAAGAAAGCAATAATTGATTTACAACATAACCTTATCATTTGTTGTATCAATATCTGATAATGGAGATTTGCATGCCTATCCATTTGGTTAATATGTGtcctgcttttctttttctttcgttTTCTCATATTCAGATCAAACGATTTTCTTGTAATATTCGCCACCCCCTATCAGTGTTTTCTACTAATTATTTTTTGAGCAACAGAATCTTGCAGTTGAACTGTTTTTTTTAACAAGCTTTCAAGAGTTTTTTGTTTCCTATGGTATCATTCATTATTCTTTTGCAAGGATTAAGCTTTTCTTGTGTTCTCTTAAATGGCATATCTCGTTTTGACCCCTTATTGTGCATTGGTTTTGCCAACAATAAGCGAACAATTCCAATGTATAAGTTCAATGTATGGGCCACTCAGATTGTTTAGCTTGTTACTATTAATGATTGATTAAGTTAGCAAAACAAATTTGGAACAAAGTGCCAGCTTATCAAGTGGCAATTTTTTTGGCAGTTGCACCAAATGACCTGGGACTGAATCCTACATTCACCAGGATTTATGGGGATAGGGGTATTTGTGGGAGGGCTACCCCTGCTTTGTAGCCCACTGCCTTGTAGCCTGCTGCCTATGATCCCTTTTGTAATGCCTGTAAAAATAGTATCGAACACGAACCAGGGAAATAGAGAAAGACATTAAAACAATAATTTCGAAAGCAAAGCCAtattgaaaattggataaagttttttttgtttgaatcttgcattgcatttcaaGTAATTGGTTGGTCATACAATAAATATACTATAATAAAGATACTATAGTACATATACTATAATATATATACtataataaatacaaaatacAAGAATAGATAATACTTAATGAAAGAAAGAGACCATAGTTGTGTTGTTGTTCGCCACCTTGACGCATTGCACAGCATTGTCCCACACAGAAAGAGAGCGCGGAGCCTTGACCCGACCTACAGGTCTGCTAAAGTAAAGCAAGGAGTTGAGCCTGAACCGGCGAACCGAAGTCAGAAGTTTCTCTCTATTCCCTAAGCTGAATATGTTTCAGGAGAAGTTTCTTCATGAGATAACCTGGTCTTTTTTTGTCTCATTGGCTAACATTTACCAGTTGTTTTCCTCTCATCGCCCAAGCGATTGTCTTCTATGCAAATTGCATGACATTAACTGCTTTGTAATGTCGCTTTACACttgtttcttttactttttgatCCTGTTCTGTTTGTACTGTTGAATACTAACAACATATTATGCATCTGTTTGATCACCATTAGTTATCATGTGGCATCTTGGAGACTTAATGCTTCTGCTTCaggcattttttttaatttgggatATCTGTTTATGAGAATTATAATTAGTTTTTTTCCCTCTCTTGAAATTGGCTTTGCTTCATTGTCAAATGGAATTGGTTATTAGTTTTTACCTCTTGTTTGCAGGCATGGCAGGAATAGCACCAGAAGGATCTCAATTTGATGCTCGTCAATATGATTCCAAGATGAATGAGCTGTATTGCCTCTTACTTACAATCTTTGTATTTTGTTTTACTATAAATTCTTTTGCCCTTTCCATGAATTCTTGTATATTTGTTATCATAAATACCATTTTCTTATTATAGTCACATTTGGATTTGTTATGTGTCCATGAGTGTAGGTTGTCAACAGATGGTCAGGAATTCTTTACATCATACGACGAGGTTTATGATAGTTTTGATGCTATGGGGCTCCAAGAAAATCTTCTGAGGGGCATTTATGCTTATGGTAGAGACATATATAATTAACTTCTCATACTTTTAGTTTAATAATGCACTTGGATTAGGACTGACAAGTATCGTGTATCTGTAGGTTTTGAAAAGCCCTCTGCAATTCAACAAAGAGGAATCGTTCCCTTCTGCAAGGGGCTTGATGTAATTCAGCAAGCACAATCGGGAACAGGAAAAACTGCAACTTTCTGTTCTGGAATTTTGCAGCAGCTTGATTATGGGTTGGTTGAATGCCAGGCTTTAGTTCTTGCTCCAACTCGAGAACTAGCACAGCAAATTGAGAAGGTCATGCGAGCACTTGGTGACTACCTGGGTGTGAAAGTTCATGCATGCGTTGGAGGAACCAGTGTTCGTGAGGATCAACGGATTCTTTCAAGTGGGGttcatgttgttgttggtacCCCAGGTCGTGTGTTTGACATGTTGCGAAGGCAATCGCTCCGTCCTGACTACATTAGGATGTTCGTACTGGATGAAGCAGATGAAATGCTTTCACGTGGTTTCAAGGACCAGGTGCCCTCTTTGTGTATTCCTTTTCAACCTTTCTTGTGTTTCCCTGAATCTTTCTTGCTTTTATTTAAACTGAGACAGCAAATGATGCATGCGGAAGATTCCAAGGTTGCTCATTTTTAATGGGAATATGGTCTTATTTTTCGTCTTacttatatatatttagttccttattttgatttttttagttTGTTACTATTGAAGTATACAGTATTGTGCTCAGTTATAGTTAGCATATCTTGAGTTTTTGTGGCGCATCAGAGTCTTTTCACTTCTTTACTGGCATTGTGTTTTTGTTGCTGACGATGTGGTAGCTTTAAGATTGCAATAACCTTGTAAGTTGACAGGTGGAAAGTGCTTTCTCAACGGCTGACTCCTATAACTCTGAGTGTTCAATTTGTTTATCTAGAAATTTGCTTACATAAGTGAATCTAAGTCATAAGCATGCCTTTGTCGTAGGCACtgcaaaattaaaaatatggttGTTTATATGGACAATTAAGAATATATTGGACAAGTTCAAATGATAAGAGCTTGTGAATTCATTTGTTGTCATCATGGTTTTGATAGATTGGATGGTATGTTGGCCTCTGAAGTTTATGTTGAATGCTTGTATACAAAATATTGTGCATCACTGGAAAAAGGTAATTAAGGAAACTTCTGCACTTGAACAGTACTGTCTTTCACTTAATCAGTAGTTGCACAGAAAGTCTGAATTCTTTTGCATGCAATTCTTTTTTGACTTGTATGATTTTTTGACTGCATTTCTTAATGCCCACACCTTGTGCTTCCTGTGACTAAATAGGAAGTTGATGGTCCACAGTACTTTAACAAAAATATGATTTGCTTTGATTCTATGTTGTTAATGCTCAGTCTACATGTGTTGCTTCTGCCGCTAGATTATCAGTGGCTCATGTAAAATTATGACACCTGCACCTTATGATGCCTGAGTGTGTGCTTTGGCAGGTGAattcatattatatttttgtgatgTGGTTACTTGTTTATTTCACCTTTGATGTCCTTCAATCTGATACTTCAACTTGATGGTTGCAAGGGGATTCTGCTTCTTTATGTTCTAACAGTTGACTCTTCACTGCAGATCTACGACATCTTCCAACTTCTTCCTTCTAAAATCCAGGTTGGGGTCTTCTCTGCCACAATGCCTCCTGAGGCCCTGGAGATAACCCGCAAGTTCATGAGCAAACCTGTAAGGATCCTTGTGAAGCGAGATGAGCTCACCCTTGAGGGTATTAAGCAGTTCTATGTCAATGTAGAAAAAGAAGAGTGGAAGCTTGAGACGCTCTGCGATCTTTACGAGACTCTGGCCATCACTCAGAGTGTCATCTTTGTGAACACCCGGCGCAAGGTTGATTGGCTTACTGACAAGATGAGGAGCAGGGATCACACAGTCTCTGCCACTCATGGAGACATGGATCAGAACACTAGGGACATTATCATGCGTGAATTCCGTTCTGGTTCCTCCCGTGTTCTCATCACCACCGATCTACTTGCTCGTGGTATTGATGTCCAGCAAGTCTCGCTGGTCATAAATTACGATCTGCCAACCCAACCAGAGAACTATCTTCACCGAATTGGACGAAGTGGACGTTTCGGAAGGAAGGGTGTTGCGATCAACTTTGTCACTCGTGATGACGAAAGGATGTTGTTCGATATTCAGAGGTTTTACAATGTGGTGATTGAGGAGTTGCCATCTAATGTTGCCGACCTTCTCTAAATGAATCTCTATCATAGCATGGTAATTAACATTAATGCctttctagttttttttttgaagattatTCTTCTAGAAGTTTTATTTGAGTGGTAAGGACCGGAACCATTTGAACAAATCATTGTCCATGCCatctttttgaaatttttgtaGCTGCTGACTTGTGCTGTGTGTGTCTTGGTAACCTTAAAGAGGGATCATCTTTGTTAAACTTGGTTTGGTTGTTCTCGGATATGTAGCTTCCATGAAGGTTTTAACTGAGATTTTGTGGAAAGTCTCTTTATTTTGTCTGAAAGCAATGGGCTCAAATTATATGGGCTAGACTTTGGGACAGAAGTGATGCATGTGAAAATGGGTTGGGGATGGCCGTGATCTGATGGTGTTTAATGATCAActgctgaaaaaaaaatgaatgctcGTTCTTGGTGGTAGTTCTCATCTGGATGCATGCCCTGGATGCATACTTGGGCATGGAGGGCTGATTCTTTAAAGGGTAGTCTGGTTGTAAACAGAAGTGGAGTCTGCTTGTGTTTGGAGTCGCACGATCCAGTGTTGCTATTCTCCAGAGATGATTAACAATATTTTGTTCCTTTAATTCATGGCTATCAAACTGGCTGCTTGTTTTGAATTTGCTTGGCAGCATCAGACACCTCAGTCCTGGTGCTTCTAAGCCAAAGGTTGCTGAAACCTGTGTGCGCTTAGAAGTTGAAAGAGCCATTCAAATAGTTAGCTATCAGTCAGACTGATTGGAAGATATCGATGACCGTCAAAAATAGTCGGGTATCTATAGGTACATTTTAAAATGGTGTTATAAATTCCATGTTTCCTAAAATTCTACTAGGCTTGCTTCAGTCTCAGGCCATGCAGTGGGTTTCAGGGGCTAAACCTCCGTTCAGCTCAACTTGATTGTCGTGCAGGGGGACAGCGAGGTGGCTACAAGTATGAAGTTTATGAACAAAAAAGTTTGATGTTTTTAAACGATTCCAGAATTGTTGCTTGTTTGACCGGAATTTTGTAATAGAAGTGATCAGTCAGACCGGTGCATCTTGGTGGTGAGATTTCttttgtttgattttgatggagaTTGGTTTATGTACAGGAAATGCATTGACAGATCGTTAAGACTGGTAGAAGGAGGCGGCAATCTTTGATTCAGCTGCTCTATGTTAAGGAATTACGAGAAGAAGGTGCCTCAAAGCAAGCAGAAGTAGATGAATTTGAGATTGAGGTGGTTCGGAATGTTTGTTGTGCAAGATAGGTCACACCCAAGGCTCCACAATTACCAAACTGCAGGTCTACATCCCACATCTCAGTTCAGACTTTCACCAAACCGAAGCTTAtatctctcttctttccttGTTAAAGAAAACTAACCAAAACTACCAATCAGAAGTGGGGGGGGGGATGAATTAATCAGTTAGCATATGttcttttaagaaattttaatcTCAACATCACAATCATTCATCCTGGTCCTAGTGCATGGTGAGTGCTCAACTCTAGTTAAAAATAATATCTCTTTTTTTGATGTCTTTGaagtaaaaaaacaaaagagagagggagagagagagagagaagaaaataaagCCAAAGCTAACTATGATGAGCTTTATTTTTGCCCCACTGAACTTTGGATCCGACCCCACTCTGAATTCCTTGCCTCCCGGCGTACGAAAGCTGGGCTCCAGCTGCGCCTCCAACCCTTGCAACAATGGAAGCTTTCGCTCCAATTCATCGCATTATTATTCTTATGCTCAATTATTCGTGGACAAAAGCAGAGAGCCTTCAGCGACTCCTGTCTCCACCCTCCGGTGGCCGGCAAACGAATTTGCGAGCAGCCATGGACAACATGCACATCCTTGCACTCTAAAACAACACGCATGCACTTGAAATGGATCATGTTCAACTTTGAATTCAAAGTTTCAGATGTCCTGTAGACCCATTGATGCTACCTTCGAAGAATACCTGAATCCAAAGCTTTTCCAATTGTCGCCAAGGAATAAATCATAGCATCATGTTGCAGGTTTTCTTGTCATGCCTTCAGGGtgcaatatttttttcattagtCTAGAGAATACAGAAAGAATTGCCGGGTCCTAGTTTAAAcgaattttaatttcagcaagatAAAGATGGAGTAATGCTGGGATCTATATATCTATCATCAAATTTCTCCtacacaaagaaagaaggaagtggGCAATTGTCACTGCTGAAGCTAGCTCATATATCGAAAGAGCATGCTGTTCATCAGGCTCTCTAATTGAACATAACGTGTACCTGTAATAGAATTAGGTTGCTCGATGGTTCACCATCATGGTGTCCACGTATGTACCAATATCAGGTCGCTTTCTAGtatcaaaagagagaaa
This is a stretch of genomic DNA from Phoenix dactylifera cultivar Barhee BC4 chromosome 9, palm_55x_up_171113_PBpolish2nd_filt_p, whole genome shotgun sequence. It encodes these proteins:
- the LOC103713107 gene encoding eukaryotic initiation factor 4A-8-like isoform X2; translated protein: MAGLPPEGSQFDARQYDAKLNELLSTDGQEFFTSYDEVYDSFDAMGLQENLLRGIYAYGFEKPSAIQQRGIVPFCKGLDVIQQAQSGTGKTATFCSGILQQLDYGLVECQALVLAPTRELAQQIEKVMRALGDYLGVKVHACFGGTSVREDQRILSTGVHVVVGTPGRVFDMLRRQSLRPDYIRMFVLDEADEMLSRGFKDQIYDIFQLLPSKIQVGVFSATMPPEALEITRKFMNRPVRILVKRDELTLEGIKQFYVNVEREEWKLETLCDLYETLAITQSVIFVNTRRKVDWLADKMRSRDHTVSATHGDMDQNTRDIIMREFRSGSSRVLITTDLLARGIDVQQVSLVINYDLPTQPENYLHRIGRSGRFGRKGVAINFVTRDDERMLFDIQRFYNVVIEELPSNVADLL
- the LOC103713107 gene encoding eukaryotic initiation factor 4A-14-like isoform X1 yields the protein MINMAGLPPEGSQFDARQYDAKLNELLSTDGQEFFTSYDEVYDSFDAMGLQENLLRGIYAYGFEKPSAIQQRGIVPFCKGLDVIQQAQSGTGKTATFCSGILQQLDYGLVECQALVLAPTRELAQQIEKVMRALGDYLGVKVHACFGGTSVREDQRILSTGVHVVVGTPGRVFDMLRRQSLRPDYIRMFVLDEADEMLSRGFKDQIYDIFQLLPSKIQVGVFSATMPPEALEITRKFMNRPVRILVKRDELTLEGIKQFYVNVEREEWKLETLCDLYETLAITQSVIFVNTRRKVDWLADKMRSRDHTVSATHGDMDQNTRDIIMREFRSGSSRVLITTDLLARGIDVQQVSLVINYDLPTQPENYLHRIGRSGRFGRKGVAINFVTRDDERMLFDIQRFYNVVIEELPSNVADLL
- the LOC103713109 gene encoding eukaryotic initiation factor 4A-14; its protein translation is MAGIAPEGSQFDARQYDSKMNELLSTDGQEFFTSYDEVYDSFDAMGLQENLLRGIYAYGFEKPSAIQQRGIVPFCKGLDVIQQAQSGTGKTATFCSGILQQLDYGLVECQALVLAPTRELAQQIEKVMRALGDYLGVKVHACVGGTSVREDQRILSSGVHVVVGTPGRVFDMLRRQSLRPDYIRMFVLDEADEMLSRGFKDQIYDIFQLLPSKIQVGVFSATMPPEALEITRKFMSKPVRILVKRDELTLEGIKQFYVNVEKEEWKLETLCDLYETLAITQSVIFVNTRRKVDWLTDKMRSRDHTVSATHGDMDQNTRDIIMREFRSGSSRVLITTDLLARGIDVQQVSLVINYDLPTQPENYLHRIGRSGRFGRKGVAINFVTRDDERMLFDIQRFYNVVIEELPSNVADLL